A portion of the Streptomyces platensis genome contains these proteins:
- the lspA gene encoding signal peptidase II — protein sequence MAEAERITGTPEPEPGTGAEPATGSEGGGPVRTEESKDRGRRRIAALLLVALVVYLLDLGSKLLVVAKLEHHAPIEVIGTLLRFTVIRNRGAAFGMGEALTIFLTIIAAAVIVVIARIARKLYSLPWAIALGLLLGGAFGNLTDRIFRAPGVFEGAVVDFIAPAHFAVFNLADSAIVCGGVLIVILSFRGLDPDGTVHKD from the coding sequence GTGGCAGAGGCGGAACGCATCACCGGTACGCCGGAACCCGAGCCGGGTACCGGAGCGGAACCCGCAACGGGGTCCGAAGGGGGAGGTCCGGTGCGGACGGAGGAGAGCAAGGACCGCGGTAGGCGGCGGATCGCCGCGCTGCTGCTGGTCGCGCTCGTCGTCTACCTGCTCGATCTGGGCAGCAAGCTGCTCGTGGTCGCGAAGCTGGAGCACCATGCGCCCATCGAGGTGATCGGGACGCTGCTGCGGTTCACGGTGATCCGCAACCGCGGTGCCGCGTTCGGCATGGGCGAGGCCCTGACGATCTTCCTCACCATCATCGCGGCGGCCGTGATCGTGGTGATCGCCCGGATCGCCCGCAAGCTCTACAGCCTGCCCTGGGCGATCGCGCTCGGGCTGCTGCTCGGCGGCGCCTTCGGCAACCTCACCGACCGGATCTTCCGCGCGCCGGGCGTCTTCGAGGGTGCGGTGGTCGACTTCATCGCGCCGGCGCACTTCGCGGTCTTCAACCTCGCCGACTCCGCGATCGTCTGCGGCGGTGTGCTGATCGTGATCCTCTCCTTCCGGGGGCTGGACCCCGACGGGACCGTGCACAAGGACTGA
- a CDS encoding dienelactone hydrolase family protein → MSVPASAESSTSGLSTIVLFHSVCGLRPAVHAAADRLRAAGHEVIVPDLFDGRTAESVPDGILIKDEIGKEELLKRAITAAAPYSDRGLVYAGFSFGGSVAQNLALGDEKTRGLLLLHGTSDIAEDTTADDLPVQLHVADPDPYEPHDWLNAWYLQMRRAGADVEVFRYAGAGHLFTDPGLPDYDAEAAERAWKVALGFLAGL, encoded by the coding sequence ATGTCAGTGCCGGCCTCTGCCGAGTCCTCGACCAGCGGGCTTTCGACGATTGTCCTGTTTCATTCGGTATGCGGGCTGCGTCCCGCGGTGCATGCCGCGGCGGACCGGCTGCGGGCCGCGGGACACGAGGTGATCGTCCCCGATCTGTTCGACGGCCGGACCGCGGAATCGGTACCGGACGGCATTCTCATCAAGGACGAGATCGGCAAGGAGGAGCTGCTCAAGCGGGCCATCACGGCCGCGGCGCCGTACTCCGACCGCGGGCTGGTCTACGCCGGCTTCTCCTTCGGCGGCTCGGTCGCCCAGAATCTCGCGCTGGGCGACGAGAAGACCCGCGGGCTGCTCCTGCTGCACGGCACCTCGGACATCGCGGAGGACACCACCGCCGACGATCTGCCGGTGCAGCTGCATGTCGCCGACCCGGACCCGTACGAGCCGCACGACTGGCTGAACGCCTGGTACCTCCAGATGCGCCGGGCCGGCGCGGACGTAGAGGTCTTCCGCTACGCCGGCGCCGGCCACCTGTTCACCGATCCCGGGCTGCCCGACTATGACGCGGAGGCCGCGGAGCGCGCCTGGAAGGTGGCGCTGGGCTTCCTCGCCGGGCTGTGA
- a CDS encoding RluA family pseudouridine synthase: MSTIPEIRTLPVPDGLEGERVDAALARMFGFSRTKAAELAAAGKVRVDGSEVMKSERVHGGAWLEVEMPQAAPPVEIVAEPVEGMEIVHDDDDIVVIMKPVGVAAHPSPGWTGTTVIGGLAAAGYRISTSGAAERQGIVHRLDVGTSGLMVVAKSERAYTLLKQQFRERTVDKRYHSLVQGHPDPMSGTIDAPIGRHPQHDYKWAVTAEGKPSVTHYDLIEAFRAASLLDIKLETGRTHQIRVHMAAHRHPCVGDLTYGADPTLAKRLGVGRQWLHAVRLGFEHPSDGRWVEFESGYPDDLQRALDTVRDESG; this comes from the coding sequence GTGAGCACCATTCCCGAGATCCGCACCCTGCCCGTACCGGACGGCCTGGAGGGCGAGCGCGTCGACGCCGCGCTGGCCCGGATGTTCGGCTTTTCCCGTACGAAGGCGGCCGAACTCGCCGCCGCCGGAAAGGTCCGGGTCGACGGATCCGAGGTGATGAAGTCGGAGCGGGTGCACGGCGGCGCGTGGCTGGAGGTCGAGATGCCGCAGGCCGCGCCGCCCGTCGAGATCGTCGCCGAGCCCGTCGAGGGCATGGAGATCGTCCATGACGACGACGACATCGTGGTGATCATGAAGCCCGTCGGGGTCGCCGCCCACCCGAGCCCCGGCTGGACCGGAACCACCGTCATCGGCGGCCTGGCCGCGGCCGGCTACCGCATCTCCACCTCCGGCGCCGCCGAGCGCCAGGGCATCGTGCACCGCCTCGATGTCGGCACCTCCGGCCTGATGGTGGTCGCCAAGTCCGAGCGCGCCTACACCCTGCTCAAGCAGCAGTTCCGCGAGCGGACGGTCGACAAGCGCTACCACTCCCTGGTCCAGGGCCACCCGGACCCGATGAGCGGCACCATCGACGCCCCCATCGGCCGCCACCCCCAGCACGACTACAAGTGGGCGGTCACCGCCGAGGGCAAGCCGTCGGTCACGCACTACGACCTGATCGAGGCGTTCCGGGCGGCCAGCCTGCTCGACATCAAGCTGGAGACCGGCCGCACCCACCAGATCCGGGTGCACATGGCCGCGCACCGCCACCCCTGCGTCGGCGATCTGACCTACGGCGCGGACCCCACGCTCGCCAAGCGGCTGGGTGTCGGGCGGCAGTGGCTGCACGCGGTCCGGCTGGGCTTCGAGCACCCCTCGGACGGCCGCTGGGTCGAGTTCGAGAGCGGCTACCCGGACGATCTCCAGCGCGCCCTGGACACCGTCCGGGACGAGAGCGGCTGA
- a CDS encoding thioredoxin domain-containing protein: MSNRNTQASKAAARERIRAERERQKKQEKLRRQLIVAGTVVGVLAVAGGIGYMAMKANEPTGWEAAKEAKPVAPAHTQGKNGTEILIGDKNAKETLEVFEDVRCPACASFEQSSGEALLKDIEDGRYRVRFSMYTFIDDTPAGGEGSKNALNALGAALNVSPEAFLKYKAALYSAKFHPEEQVDTYSKDAELLKVAATVPELKNNKAFETAVKNGTYDRWVMDMTALFGRKGVKGTPTFMHGDKKLTIPQVPQQQMTQAQYNRLAQANFRKMIDKEFGPAKGAGKPDPGKGGSKDEGGQNGIREGEKDPTASR; encoded by the coding sequence ATGAGCAACCGCAACACCCAGGCCAGCAAGGCCGCGGCCCGCGAGCGCATCCGGGCCGAGCGCGAGCGCCAGAAGAAGCAGGAGAAGCTGCGCCGTCAACTCATCGTGGCCGGGACCGTGGTCGGTGTCCTGGCCGTGGCCGGCGGCATCGGCTACATGGCGATGAAGGCCAACGAGCCCACGGGCTGGGAGGCCGCCAAGGAGGCCAAGCCCGTCGCGCCCGCCCACACCCAGGGCAAGAACGGCACCGAGATCCTGATAGGCGACAAGAACGCCAAGGAGACCCTGGAGGTCTTCGAGGACGTCCGCTGCCCGGCGTGCGCGTCCTTCGAGCAGAGCAGCGGCGAGGCGCTGCTGAAGGACATCGAGGACGGCCGCTACCGGGTCCGCTTCTCCATGTACACCTTCATCGACGACACCCCGGCCGGCGGCGAGGGCTCGAAGAACGCGCTGAACGCCCTCGGCGCGGCGCTGAACGTCAGCCCGGAGGCGTTCCTGAAGTACAAGGCGGCGCTGTACTCCGCCAAGTTCCACCCCGAAGAGCAGGTGGACACCTACAGCAAGGACGCCGAACTGCTCAAGGTCGCCGCCACGGTGCCGGAGCTGAAGAACAACAAGGCGTTCGAGACGGCGGTGAAGAACGGCACCTACGACCGCTGGGTGATGGACATGACCGCGCTGTTCGGCCGCAAGGGCGTCAAGGGCACGCCCACCTTCATGCACGGCGACAAGAAGCTGACGATCCCGCAGGTGCCGCAGCAGCAGATGACGCAGGCGCAGTACAACCGGCTCGCGCAGGCCAACTTCCGGAAGATGATCGACAAGGAGTTCGGCCCGGCGAAGGGCGCCGGGAAGCCGGACCCGGGCAAGGGCGGCAGCAAGGACGAAGGGGGCCAGAACGGCATCCGCGAGGGCGAAAAGGACCCCACGGCCTCCCGCTGA
- a CDS encoding mechanosensitive ion channel family protein: protein MEAVLRPIVVIGGSIVLTLVLVWLTDRALRRIDAAHPETPLWGLLRRCRIPLQVALCTALLRGSYDESGLKVAEEHEAGIGRALTLVLIAATAWLVVRAAAAIVESSYSRYAASGRDAARVRRVRTQVTLIQRVVTAVVIVVAAASMLLTFPEMRAVGTSMLASAGLLGIVAGIAAQSTLGNLFAGLQIAFGDMVRIGDTVVVDGEWGTVEEITLTFLTVRTWDERRITMPVSYFTGKPFENWSRGGSQMTGTVLFHLDHSAPVEKMRQRLLEILQECPDWDGRSWSLVVTETTPSTIVVRALVTARDADTLWTVRCEVRERMLEWLRTEHTYALPRISTAPAPLGVPEARHGEEPDARQLPKG from the coding sequence CTGGAGGCCGTGCTGCGTCCGATCGTCGTCATCGGCGGCTCGATCGTCCTCACCCTCGTCCTGGTCTGGCTCACCGACCGCGCCCTGCGCCGGATCGACGCCGCCCACCCGGAAACGCCCTTGTGGGGGCTGCTGCGCCGCTGCCGGATACCGCTGCAAGTGGCGCTGTGCACGGCCCTGTTGCGCGGCTCGTACGACGAGTCGGGGCTGAAGGTCGCCGAGGAGCACGAGGCGGGCATCGGCCGGGCGCTGACCCTGGTCCTGATCGCGGCCACCGCCTGGCTGGTGGTCCGGGCCGCGGCGGCGATCGTCGAGTCGTCGTACTCGCGCTACGCGGCGAGCGGCCGGGACGCGGCGCGGGTGCGGCGGGTGCGCACCCAGGTGACGCTGATCCAGCGGGTGGTGACGGCCGTGGTGATCGTCGTCGCGGCCGCCTCGATGCTGCTGACGTTCCCGGAGATGCGGGCGGTCGGCACGTCCATGCTGGCGTCCGCCGGACTGCTCGGCATCGTCGCCGGTATAGCCGCCCAGTCCACCCTCGGCAACCTCTTCGCGGGGCTCCAGATCGCCTTCGGTGACATGGTGCGGATAGGGGACACCGTGGTCGTGGACGGCGAGTGGGGCACCGTCGAGGAGATCACGCTGACCTTTCTGACCGTACGGACCTGGGACGAGCGCCGGATCACCATGCCGGTGTCGTACTTCACCGGCAAGCCGTTCGAGAACTGGTCGCGCGGCGGGTCCCAGATGACCGGCACCGTCCTGTTCCATCTCGACCACAGCGCGCCGGTGGAGAAGATGCGCCAGCGACTGCTCGAAATCCTCCAGGAGTGCCCGGACTGGGACGGCCGCTCCTGGAGCCTGGTGGTCACCGAGACCACCCCGTCCACGATCGTGGTGCGGGCGCTGGTCACGGCCCGGGACGCGGACACCCTCTGGACGGTGCGCTGCGAGGTCCGCGAGCGGATGCTGGAGTGGCTGCGCACCGAGCACACCTACGCGCTGCCGCGGATCAGCACCGCACCGGCCCCGCTCGGGGTCCCGGAGGCGCGGCACGGCGAGGAGCCGGACGCCCGGCAGCTGCCGAAGGGCTGA
- a CDS encoding alkaline phosphatase D family protein — translation MTDHHQISRRSAVTAVAATAALLPFAGATTAQAQEGSGQDAFFQHGVASGDPLPDGILLWTRVTPAPAATPGSGRGPATKVSWQVATDKDFASVVARGSLTASAAADHTVKADVRGLRPATHYYYRFTAGGQHSPVGRTRTAPAHDSAAGNVRFGVVSCANWESGYFSPYRHLAARTDLDAVLHLGDYLYEYKSGEYPEFKYVVRPHSPAHELLTLADYRIRHGVHKTDPDALAMHATHPVVAIWDDHEFADNAWKGGATNHTPDSEGSWSARMAAAKQAYFEWMPVRPSTAGTTYRRLRFGTLADLHLLDLRSFRDEQAKVGSGDVDDPSRTLTGRAQLDWLKAGLERSDTAWRLVGTSVMISQVAFGAVPAKLLGPLADILGIPKEGLAINTDQWDGYTDDRRELLSHLSDRGIDNTVFLTGDIHMAWANEVPLQAATYPADQPVATEFVVTSVTSDNVDDFLHVAPHTISLAGVAALKAANRHVKWLDMDSHGYGVLDVNAERTQMDYFGISDKTDPQATSALLRSYRTRSGTQQMERADQPVG, via the coding sequence GTGACCGATCATCACCAGATCTCGCGCCGCTCCGCCGTTACGGCCGTAGCCGCCACCGCCGCACTTCTGCCGTTCGCCGGCGCCACCACGGCGCAGGCCCAAGAGGGCTCCGGCCAGGACGCGTTCTTCCAGCACGGCGTCGCCTCCGGGGACCCGCTCCCGGACGGCATCCTGCTGTGGACCCGGGTCACGCCGGCCCCGGCTGCCACCCCCGGATCCGGCCGGGGACCGGCCACCAAGGTGAGCTGGCAGGTGGCGACCGACAAGGACTTCGCCTCCGTTGTCGCCCGGGGAAGCCTGACCGCCTCGGCCGCCGCCGACCACACCGTCAAGGCGGACGTCCGCGGCCTCCGGCCCGCCACCCACTACTACTACCGCTTCACCGCCGGCGGGCAGCACTCCCCCGTCGGCCGGACCCGCACCGCCCCGGCCCATGACTCCGCCGCCGGCAACGTCCGCTTCGGTGTGGTCTCCTGCGCCAACTGGGAGTCCGGCTACTTCTCCCCGTACCGGCACCTGGCCGCCCGCACCGACCTGGACGCGGTGCTGCACCTCGGCGACTACCTCTACGAGTACAAGTCCGGCGAGTACCCGGAGTTCAAGTACGTCGTCCGCCCGCACTCCCCCGCCCACGAGCTGCTGACGCTCGCCGACTACCGCATCCGGCACGGCGTCCACAAGACCGACCCGGACGCGCTGGCCATGCACGCCACGCACCCGGTCGTCGCCATCTGGGACGACCACGAGTTCGCCGACAACGCCTGGAAGGGCGGCGCGACGAACCACACGCCGGACAGTGAGGGCTCCTGGTCCGCGCGGATGGCCGCCGCGAAGCAGGCGTACTTCGAGTGGATGCCGGTGCGCCCCTCGACCGCCGGCACCACCTACCGCAGGCTGCGCTTCGGCACCCTCGCCGATCTGCATCTGCTGGATCTGCGCTCGTTCCGCGACGAGCAGGCCAAGGTGGGCAGCGGCGACGTCGACGACCCGAGCCGTACGCTCACCGGGCGGGCCCAGCTGGACTGGCTCAAGGCCGGCCTGGAACGCTCGGACACCGCCTGGCGGCTGGTCGGCACCTCGGTGATGATCTCGCAGGTCGCCTTCGGCGCCGTCCCCGCCAAGCTGCTCGGCCCGCTCGCCGACATCCTCGGGATACCCAAGGAGGGCCTGGCGATCAACACCGACCAGTGGGACGGCTACACCGATGACCGGCGCGAGCTGCTGAGCCACCTCAGCGACCGCGGTATCGACAACACCGTGTTCCTGACCGGCGACATCCACATGGCCTGGGCCAACGAGGTACCGCTCCAGGCGGCGACCTACCCCGCCGACCAGCCGGTGGCGACGGAGTTCGTGGTCACCTCCGTCACCTCCGACAACGTCGACGACTTCCTGCATGTCGCCCCGCACACCATCTCGCTGGCCGGGGTCGCCGCCCTCAAGGCCGCCAACCGGCATGTGAAGTGGCTGGACATGGACTCCCACGGCTACGGGGTCCTGGACGTCAACGCCGAGCGCACGCAGATGGACTACTTCGGGATCTCCGACAAGACCGACCCGCAGGCCACCAGCGCCCTGCTGCGCTCGTACCGCACCCGGTCCGGCACCCAGCAGATGGAGCGGGCGGACCAGCCGGTCGGCTGA
- a CDS encoding Na+/H+ antiporter yields the protein MDQLALVLVLLLGAVVMVPVGDRLRLPSPVLMTLAGAVLALLPFVPNVEVPPEFILPVVLPPLLYAAVQRTSWRQFTANLRPIFLLAVALVFATTAAVAAVAQAVVPGMPVAAAVVLGALVAPPDPVAATAVAGKLGLPRRLVSILEGEGLFNDVTAIVLYHVALAAAISGSFSVSAAIGSLVLSAVVAIAVGLLLGWVTNKLMGLLGDPTLQIGLTLLVPFVAYVLAEEFHGSGVLAVLTCALFLAEYAVDADDVMGRLAGYTFWEVVDTLVTGVAFGLIGLELHNIFGAASHRWGQLLGAGAAVVGVVVGVRLLWLLPAAWLAKRMHKLRDYDEEIPMSWRETLIMWWSGMRGVASVALALAIPFSIDGGNGFPARDDILFIAFAVVLSTLLVQGLTLPWLVRRLRVQADTDAVDALERELALRVIKASKRRLKEILEVEELPDEVSDQLARRAYDMGARIAPDIVDDERRELFERRIHRMKKVHRIQGEMLSAARHEVLAARSEPGTDPEIVDRVLRHLDMRSLRHTP from the coding sequence GTGGATCAGCTGGCTCTTGTGCTCGTCCTGCTGCTCGGAGCCGTGGTCATGGTTCCGGTCGGCGACCGGCTGCGGCTCCCGTCACCGGTGCTGATGACGCTCGCCGGTGCCGTCCTGGCGCTGCTGCCGTTCGTGCCCAACGTCGAGGTGCCGCCCGAGTTCATCCTGCCGGTGGTGCTGCCGCCGCTGCTCTACGCGGCCGTCCAGCGCACCTCCTGGCGGCAGTTCACCGCCAACCTCCGGCCGATCTTCCTGCTCGCCGTGGCGCTGGTCTTCGCGACCACCGCCGCGGTCGCCGCGGTCGCCCAGGCGGTGGTGCCGGGGATGCCGGTGGCCGCCGCGGTGGTGCTCGGCGCGCTGGTGGCACCGCCCGACCCGGTCGCCGCGACCGCCGTGGCCGGCAAGCTCGGGCTGCCCCGCCGGCTGGTCTCCATCCTGGAGGGCGAGGGGCTGTTCAACGACGTCACCGCGATCGTGCTCTACCACGTCGCCCTCGCCGCGGCCATCAGCGGCAGCTTCTCGGTGTCCGCCGCGATCGGCTCGCTGGTGCTGTCCGCCGTGGTGGCCATAGCGGTCGGCCTGCTGCTGGGCTGGGTCACCAACAAGCTGATGGGGCTGCTGGGTGACCCGACGCTCCAGATCGGCCTGACGCTGCTGGTGCCGTTCGTCGCCTATGTCCTGGCCGAGGAGTTCCACGGGTCCGGTGTGCTCGCGGTGCTGACCTGTGCGCTGTTCCTGGCCGAATACGCGGTCGACGCGGACGATGTGATGGGCCGGCTGGCCGGCTACACCTTCTGGGAGGTCGTCGACACCCTCGTCACCGGCGTCGCCTTCGGGCTGATCGGGCTGGAGCTGCACAACATCTTCGGGGCCGCCTCGCACCGCTGGGGTCAGCTGCTCGGGGCCGGTGCCGCGGTCGTCGGGGTGGTCGTCGGCGTCCGGCTGCTGTGGCTGCTGCCCGCCGCCTGGCTGGCCAAGCGGATGCACAAGCTCCGCGACTACGACGAGGAGATCCCGATGAGCTGGCGGGAGACGCTCATCATGTGGTGGTCGGGGATGCGCGGGGTGGCCTCCGTGGCGCTGGCGCTGGCGATCCCCTTCAGCATCGACGGTGGCAACGGCTTCCCCGCCCGTGACGACATCCTCTTCATCGCCTTCGCGGTGGTGCTCAGCACGCTCCTCGTCCAGGGCCTCACCCTGCCCTGGCTGGTGCGCAGGCTGCGGGTGCAGGCCGACACCGACGCCGTCGACGCGCTGGAGCGGGAGCTGGCGCTCCGGGTGATCAAGGCGTCCAAGCGGCGGCTGAAGGAGATCCTGGAGGTCGAGGAGCTGCCCGACGAGGTCAGCGACCAGCTGGCGCGCCGGGCGTACGACATGGGTGCCCGGATCGCGCCGGACATCGTCGACGACGAGCGGCGCGAGCTCTTCGAGCGGCGCATCCACCGGATGAAGAAGGTGCACCGCATCCAGGGCGAGATGCTCTCCGCCGCCCGGCACGAGGTGCTGGCCGCGCGCAGCGAGCCGGGCACCGACCCGGAGATCGTCGACCGGGTGCTGCGGCATCTGGACATGCGCAGTCTGCGGCACACCCCCTGA
- a CDS encoding TraR/DksA family transcriptional regulator, with amino-acid sequence MVAKKTAAEKSTTPADEADAKQPPAKRTAPKKAAAKKPAAGTAAPEKATARKAAPKRAATKKTAAKKTVVKKTAAKKAAKKAPAKKAAVPAKKTGAKTVVAKKTAAASATAHGKDSAVPMARVAAAPGELAVRPGEDPWTPEEVAAARTELMDETARLRLEIVSAEDAIAGLMRDSGDGAGDDEADTGSKNITREHELALASNAREMLHQTERALGRLDAGTYGLCENCGNPIGKARMQAFPRATLCVECKQQQERR; translated from the coding sequence ATGGTGGCGAAAAAGACCGCCGCGGAGAAGAGCACGACGCCTGCCGACGAGGCCGACGCGAAGCAGCCTCCAGCGAAGAGGACAGCTCCGAAGAAGGCCGCGGCCAAGAAGCCGGCGGCCGGTACGGCCGCGCCGGAGAAGGCGACGGCCCGGAAGGCGGCGCCCAAGCGGGCCGCCACGAAGAAGACGGCGGCGAAGAAGACGGTGGTGAAGAAGACGGCGGCGAAGAAGGCCGCGAAGAAGGCTCCGGCCAAAAAGGCCGCGGTGCCCGCGAAGAAGACGGGAGCCAAGACGGTGGTGGCGAAGAAGACTGCGGCCGCATCGGCCACGGCACACGGCAAGGACTCCGCGGTGCCGATGGCCCGGGTGGCCGCGGCGCCGGGCGAGCTCGCCGTACGGCCCGGCGAGGACCCCTGGACGCCCGAGGAGGTCGCCGCGGCCCGGACCGAGCTGATGGACGAGACGGCGCGGCTGCGGCTGGAGATCGTCTCGGCCGAGGACGCCATCGCCGGGCTGATGCGTGACTCCGGGGACGGTGCGGGTGACGACGAGGCCGACACCGGCAGCAAGAACATCACCCGCGAACACGAGCTGGCGCTCGCCTCCAATGCCCGCGAGATGCTCCACCAGACCGAACGGGCCCTCGGCCGGCTGGACGCGGGCACCTATGGGCTGTGCGAGAACTGCGGCAACCCCATCGGCAAGGCGCGGATGCAGGCCTTCCCGCGCGCCACGCTGTGCGTGGAGTGCAAGCAGCAGCAAGAGCGCCGCTGA